GGGGGAGTACGAGGCCCGGAGCGTGATCGTGGCGACCGGGGGCGGCGCGTTCGAGCCGAGGAAGATCGGGAAACCCGGCGAGGCGGAGCTCCGCGGGCGCGGCGTGTACTACGGCATGCCCGACGTCGAGGAGTCGCGCGGGAAACGAGTCCTCGTGATCGGCGGCGGCGACAGCGCTCTGGAGTCGGCGCTCTCGATCAAGGAGGTGGCCCAGGTCACGCTCATCCACATGCTCGACAAGTGGCAGGGGATGGACGGCTACGTCGAGGACGTGCTCGCCTCCCCCATCCGCGCCATGCTCGAGACCGAGACCGTGGAGATCCGCGGGAATGGCCGCGTCGAGTCCGTGGTCGTCCGGAACAAGAAGACGGGCGAGAGCGAGGAGCTTCCCATCGACGTCGTGTCCATCAACGTGGGCTACCTCATGGACACGAAGATCGTGCGCCAGTGGGGGCTCACGCTCTCGGGAACGCAGATCCAGGTCGACAACGTGATGAACACGAACATCCCCGGCGTCTTCTGCTGCGGGGACATCGCGACCTATCCCGGGAAGTACAAGCTCCTCATCACGGCGTGCAGCGAGGGCGCGGCGGCGGGCAACACGGCGTACATCCA
The sequence above is a segment of the Candidatus Eisenbacteria bacterium genome. Coding sequences within it:
- a CDS encoding NAD(P)/FAD-dependent oxidoreductase; the encoded protein is MIWEVLIIGAGPAGLSAALFTRMRRMSTLLLETAVAGGQLASLYPKKPVHDMPSYTYVMGEDLGKNFVEQARHMGSEIREGEHVTMIARDDAADLIRVTSTKGEYEARSVIVATGGGAFEPRKIGKPGEAELRGRGVYYGMPDVEESRGKRVLVIGGGDSALESALSIKEVAQVTLIHMLDKWQGMDGYVEDVLASPIRAMLETETVEIRGNGRVESVVVRNKKTGESEELPIDVVSINVGYLMDTKIVRQWGLTLSGTQIQVDNVMNTNIPGVFCCGDIATYPGKYKLLITACSEGAAAGNTAYIHVKKPKKFTVGELYAAPKDEGDTQPKTST